In Haladaptatus cibarius D43, the sequence GTACATAGGAACGTTACCGAATGGCACGGTGTGGGGTGCCTTAACTTGTTTGGTGGGTGGAACCTTCGAATCGAAACAGTACGACAAACCGCTCTACAACAGCACGTCTTTCACGTCGCTTGCGCCCGCCCGGCGAACGACCGACCGAATCACGTCCCGATTGCCGGTGAGATTGTCCGAATCGCCGTCGAGAACGAGCAGTTTTCCGTCGCGGCCCGGTTCTACGACACCGCAGTTCAGCCCCGCGATTCGCGCCCCGTTTTGGGTCGCCATGCGAAGCACCTCTCTGGCGGAGAGGTCGGTCAGTTTTGCGGTGAACTCCATTTCCCGAAACATCGACGGACTGTTCAACATCACGTTGTCCGTCCCGAGCGCGACCGTCGTCCTGTCCAGTAGTTTCCGAATCGGCGGCAGTCCGACGCCGGTCACCAGATTCGAGCGCGGACAGACCGCGATTGGAATCCCGTTGTCCTCGATTCTGTCGAGGTGAATCGGCTCCGGATGGACGACGTGGACGAGGAACTCCGGCGACAGGTCGAGCGCCGGGTTGATGTCGCTCGGGTCGGCCTCGCCCGCGTGGATGCCGAACAGTTTATCGGCCTTTCTCGTCGCGCGGCGCTCCTCGCCAAAGCTGTCGTCGTTCGCACCGCTCGCGCCGAATCCGTCCGCCGCCTCCATCGCCTCGATTGTCTCTCGGCCGAGGATAACCGGGTCGATGTCCAACCCCTCTGTGGCCTCCCGTAGCGCGAACACGCCCTCGACGCCGCCTTCCCGAAATTCGAGAAACGAAGCGGTTCCCGTCGATTGCATGAACTGCACCGACCGCCGCATCGCCTCGACTTTCTCGCTTCGAGCGGTTTGTCGGAGCAGTCGATGTTTGAGTCCATCGGGCGGTGCGACGAGTTCTTCGAGCGACAGTCCGCCGCCAGCCTCCTTCGCAATCGAATCGCCGATGTGCGTGTGTGCGTTGACGAATGCGGGGAGGATGATATCCGACGACGAAACGGATTCCTCCTCAATCGCTGTAATCGTGCCGTCTTCGATGACCACGCGACCCTCAGTCGGTTCGAAGTTCGGGCCACGAAGTATCGTGCCTTCGACTAACATATCCCTTGTTCGTCTGTCGTCAATCCAGCTTCTTAGCCCTATCTCTCCTTCGTCGGAAGCGAGCGAAGAGGGAAAATTAGTAGGGGTACGCTCGGGGTTCTTCCTGAACCGAAATCCATCTCGTCTCGGTGAGTTCGTCCATAATCCATTCGCCGTTGTACCGACCGATTCCGGAACCGTTGACGCCACCGAAGGGGATGTGCGGTTCGTCGTTCAGCGTTTGGTCGTTGATGTGAACCATTCCGGTGTTGATGTCGTTCGCAAGTTCCATCGCGTGGTCGATGTCGGTGGAGTGAATCGACCCCGAGAGACCGTATTCGGTCGCATTGGCGATTTCGATAGCCTCTTCGTCGGTTTCGTAGGGGATGACCGGTGCGATGGGACCGAAATGCTCGTTCACCGCGATTGGCATCTCGTTCGTCACGGCCGAGAGGACGGTTGGTTCGACGAACCAACCGTTATGGCTACCGCCGGTTTCGACGGTTGCACCCTGCGCGACCGATTTGTCAACGAGCGCGACAATCGAGTCGCGCTGTTTTTCGTTCATCACTGGGCCGACAATCACGCCGTCTTCCATCGGGTCGCCCACGGGTAGCGACTCCGCGCGCGCAACGAGTTTGGTGACGTACTCATCGTAGACCGTTTCGTGGACGACGTGGCGATTGATGGAGATACACTCCTGTCCCTGATGGGTGAACGACCCGAAGACGCCACCATCGACCGCTCGGTCGAGGTCGGCCTCTGGAGTCACGATGTGGACGTTGTTCCCCCCGAGTTCGAGCGCCGGAACCGACAACTGCCGAGCCGCCGCCGCGCCGACTTCGCGTCCGACCTCGGTGGAACCGGTGAAAGAGATGACCGACGGCGTGGGGTGAGAAGCGACGGCGGTTCCGATTTCAGACCCCTTTCCAGTGACGACGTTCAACACGCCGTCCGGCAGTCCTGCCTCGTCGAACAGTTTTGCCAGCGCAAGACCGCCCGTGATGGCGGTCGATGTCGAGGGCTTGAGAACCACCGAGTTCCCCAACGCGATTGCCGGGGCGACGACCCGCATGGAGAGGTATAGCGGGAAGTTCCACGGCGAGATGACGCCGACGACGCCCGTCGGTACCTGCTTGACGAGATTCTTCTTTCCGGAGATGACCGATTCGTGTTCGGTCGTTTCGTAATCGGACGCGAGGGATTCCGCGACCTCCATCGTTCCGCGGGTCAGGTCGGTTTCGAGTTCGGCCTTGAAACGCACGCCGCCACATTCGATGGCGAAGAGGCGAACGAGGTCGTCCGCATATTCGTCGAGCAGTCCTCGAGCGGTAGCGACGGCTTCGGCACGTTCGTCCGGCGTCCGCTCTGCCCACTCGCGCTGGGCGTCCACAGCACACTGGTAGGCATCGTCTACGTCGGCCGTCGTCGCGGCGGGAACGCTCCCCACAGCGTCACGAGTCGTGGGGTCGATTATCGGACAGGTGTCGCGGTCGCCCACAGCACGCCACGTGCCGTCGATGTACATCGTGTTCCAGTCGCCGCCCGGGGTGATACTAAGGTTCGAAATACGGCGCTGTTCCGTTTTCCGCGCTGATTCCGCAAATGTCATAGACCATCATGGAGAGTACAGTGACTTATAATTATTGTATAAATTAAATCTATTAAATTATACGTGCGCTGCAGGGATGTTCCAGAACGAACGGGAATTGGTTCACGTTAGTCTGGAGAGCACTCCAGATTTCAGTGTTTCGAGCAAAATCGCAGTAGAACCGCGGTTTTGCTCGTTCGCACATCATTCGAAATCGTCCAGCGTCGTTTTCACACCGGTTCGAACGTCGCTGACTAGCGTTCCGTCGGTGTCCAATCCGAGGACGCGCTCGGTTGCGAGTCCGACATCCTCGGTTTTCTCCGCTGGTGCGTACACGCCCAGTCGCCACTGGTC encodes:
- a CDS encoding amidohydrolase family protein; this translates as MLVEGTILRGPNFEPTEGRVVIEDGTITAIEEESVSSSDIILPAFVNAHTHIGDSIAKEAGGGLSLEELVAPPDGLKHRLLRQTARSEKVEAMRRSVQFMQSTGTASFLEFREGGVEGVFALREATEGLDIDPVILGRETIEAMEAADGFGASGANDDSFGEERRATRKADKLFGIHAGEADPSDINPALDLSPEFLVHVVHPEPIHLDRIEDNGIPIAVCPRSNLVTGVGLPPIRKLLDRTTVALGTDNVMLNSPSMFREMEFTAKLTDLSAREVLRMATQNGARIAGLNCGVVEPGRDGKLLVLDGDSDNLTGNRDVIRSVVRRAGASDVKDVLL
- a CDS encoding aldehyde dehydrogenase family protein, translated to MTFAESARKTEQRRISNLSITPGGDWNTMYIDGTWRAVGDRDTCPIIDPTTRDAVGSVPAATTADVDDAYQCAVDAQREWAERTPDERAEAVATARGLLDEYADDLVRLFAIECGGVRFKAELETDLTRGTMEVAESLASDYETTEHESVISGKKNLVKQVPTGVVGVISPWNFPLYLSMRVVAPAIALGNSVVLKPSTSTAITGGLALAKLFDEAGLPDGVLNVVTGKGSEIGTAVASHPTPSVISFTGSTEVGREVGAAAARQLSVPALELGGNNVHIVTPEADLDRAVDGGVFGSFTHQGQECISINRHVVHETVYDEYVTKLVARAESLPVGDPMEDGVIVGPVMNEKQRDSIVALVDKSVAQGATVETGGSHNGWFVEPTVLSAVTNEMPIAVNEHFGPIAPVIPYETDEEAIEIANATEYGLSGSIHSTDIDHAMELANDINTGMVHINDQTLNDEPHIPFGGVNGSGIGRYNGEWIMDELTETRWISVQEEPRAYPY